A portion of the Actomonas aquatica genome contains these proteins:
- the priA gene encoding replication restart helicase PriA, with the protein MIVGVHPIAGFDKLLHYKVPERLAPAVAKGSLVRVPIGRRFVLGIVGMVGAPDDFPVDRLKHIAELVYDFPALPADLLELAKWMAVYYAAPLDGIIETMLPGAVRRAAALKQEKLLVVGEKLTPEEVAALEKKAPQQAKLYLFLVQQFKPVSKPLVLKRLGVGASSLNALLKRGAVREEARRVNRVAYSDDFAEGELVAALPHLLNEQQQAAYEALKAEIERDTFGVTLLQGVTGSGKTEVYLRAIHEALETGGGVVFLVPEVALTPQTVARLRSRLEAIAPGQNAVVWHSLLSEGERVDGWHELATGRARIVVGARSAIFAPVQNLRLIVVDEEHEPAYKQDETPRYHGRDVAVMRAKLNNALCVLGSATPSLESYANAQAGRYKHLHMTQRIDDRQLPFIDVVDMRIEVMRSRGMTTLSQKLVGEMRDRFERKEQTILFLNRRGYSSSMICRSCGHVEECPHCSISMTYHRADEVLRCHLCGHERGAPVRCPECDSPEIRWRGTGTQRVEEAVQRVLPRARIERMDTDTMSKKNRFRQVLQAFRAGQIDILVGTQMIAKGLDFPNVTLVGLVDADISMHMPDFRATERTFQLLVQVAGRAGRGDRAGVVVVQTFTPQAEAIQFSRHADFDGFAEGELKLRKDFGYPPYRHLIHHSFRGPNPEKLMFFAEQWARHVEKEMGERLEVRGPSPSPIEKVKDHYRFQVWYFTHGVTRVIADLNRLRREFSWPDDVIQVMDVDPVNLG; encoded by the coding sequence ATGATCGTCGGGGTGCATCCCATAGCCGGATTCGACAAGCTGCTGCACTACAAAGTGCCGGAGCGGCTCGCGCCTGCCGTGGCGAAAGGATCCCTCGTGCGCGTGCCGATCGGGCGGCGCTTTGTGCTCGGTATCGTGGGCATGGTGGGGGCGCCGGACGACTTTCCGGTCGATCGCCTGAAACATATCGCGGAGCTCGTTTACGACTTTCCGGCCCTGCCGGCGGATTTGCTGGAATTGGCCAAGTGGATGGCGGTCTATTACGCGGCGCCGCTGGACGGGATCATCGAAACCATGTTGCCCGGCGCAGTGCGGCGGGCGGCCGCGCTCAAGCAGGAGAAACTCCTGGTGGTGGGCGAAAAGTTGACCCCGGAGGAGGTGGCCGCGCTGGAGAAAAAGGCCCCGCAACAGGCCAAGCTCTACCTGTTCCTGGTGCAGCAGTTTAAGCCGGTCTCGAAGCCGCTGGTGCTCAAACGACTCGGGGTGGGGGCGTCCTCGCTCAACGCGCTGCTGAAGCGTGGGGCCGTGCGCGAAGAGGCGCGGCGGGTCAACCGGGTGGCGTATTCCGACGATTTTGCGGAAGGCGAGCTGGTGGCGGCGCTGCCGCACTTGCTCAATGAACAGCAGCAGGCGGCCTACGAGGCGCTCAAGGCCGAGATCGAACGCGACACCTTTGGCGTGACCCTGCTGCAGGGCGTGACCGGATCCGGCAAGACGGAGGTTTACCTGCGCGCCATCCACGAGGCGCTGGAGACCGGCGGCGGGGTGGTGTTTCTGGTGCCGGAAGTGGCGCTTACGCCGCAAACGGTGGCACGCCTGCGCAGTCGGCTCGAAGCGATCGCGCCGGGGCAAAACGCGGTGGTGTGGCACTCGTTGCTCAGTGAAGGCGAGCGGGTCGACGGCTGGCACGAGCTCGCGACCGGGCGGGCGCGTATCGTGGTCGGAGCGCGGTCGGCGATCTTTGCGCCGGTGCAGAACCTGCGGCTGATCGTGGTCGATGAGGAACACGAGCCGGCCTACAAACAGGACGAAACGCCGCGCTACCACGGGCGCGACGTGGCGGTGATGCGGGCCAAGTTGAACAACGCGCTCTGTGTGCTGGGTTCGGCCACGCCCTCGTTGGAGAGTTATGCCAATGCCCAGGCTGGTCGCTACAAACACCTGCACATGACGCAACGCATCGACGACCGGCAGCTGCCGTTCATCGACGTGGTCGACATGCGCATCGAAGTGATGCGCTCACGCGGCATGACGACGCTCTCACAGAAGCTGGTCGGCGAGATGCGGGACCGCTTTGAGCGCAAGGAGCAGACGATCCTCTTTCTCAATCGGCGCGGGTATTCGTCGTCGATGATCTGCCGCTCCTGCGGACACGTGGAGGAGTGTCCGCATTGCAGCATCTCGATGACCTACCACCGGGCGGACGAGGTGCTGCGCTGTCACCTGTGTGGCCACGAACGCGGCGCGCCGGTGCGTTGTCCGGAGTGTGATTCGCCGGAGATCCGTTGGCGTGGCACGGGCACGCAGCGGGTGGAGGAGGCGGTGCAGCGGGTGCTGCCGCGCGCTCGTATCGAGCGTATGGATACCGACACGATGTCGAAGAAGAACCGCTTCCGGCAGGTGTTGCAGGCCTTCCGGGCGGGGCAGATCGACATCCTGGTCGGCACCCAAATGATCGCGAAGGGGTTGGATTTTCCCAACGTCACGCTGGTCGGATTGGTCGATGCCGATATCTCGATGCACATGCCGGATTTCCGGGCGACGGAGCGGACGTTCCAGTTGCTGGTGCAGGTGGCCGGACGGGCGGGGCGGGGCGATCGGGCCGGAGTCGTCGTGGTGCAGACCTTCACGCCGCAGGCGGAGGCGATTCAGTTTTCGCGGCACGCTGACTTCGATGGGTTTGCCGAGGGCGAGTTGAAGTTGCGCAAAGACTTTGGTTACCCGCCGTATCGGCACTTGATTCATCACTCGTTCCGCGGGCCGAATCCGGAGAAGCTGATGTTCTTCGCCGAGCAGTGGGCCCGGCACGTTGAAAAAGAGA
- a CDS encoding transcriptional repressor, producing MTVSAVSNDAAREKFKTYLGTKGLRVTNQRLAIFEAAFAQTEHCTAEELLDHARAIDDSVSRATVYRTLPIMVESALLREIDIGKNLKYYLPNVEGGTEVSQVICLDCDKIFEINAPFLEWYGNSVASRVGLRPVSQRLQVSARCNALRDTGVCKHRPA from the coding sequence GTGACAGTCAGCGCTGTGAGCAACGACGCCGCGCGCGAAAAATTCAAAACCTACCTCGGCACCAAGGGACTACGCGTCACCAACCAACGCTTGGCCATTTTTGAGGCCGCCTTCGCGCAGACCGAGCACTGCACCGCCGAAGAGCTGCTCGACCACGCCCGCGCCATCGACGACTCCGTCTCCCGCGCCACCGTTTACCGCACCCTGCCGATCATGGTGGAGAGCGCCCTCCTGCGCGAAATCGATATCGGCAAGAACCTCAAATACTACCTGCCCAACGTCGAGGGCGGCACCGAGGTCTCCCAGGTCATTTGCCTCGATTGCGACAAGATCTTCGAGATCAACGCCCCTTTCCTCGAATGGTATGGCAACTCCGTCGCGTCCCGCGTCGGACTCCGCCCGGTCTCCCAGCGCCTGCAGGTGTCCGCCCGCTGCAACGCATTGCGTGACACCGGCGTCTGCAAACACCGCCCGGCCTGA
- a CDS encoding TPR end-of-group domain-containing protein yields MARKEDPEWEIGFFESVLKRDPRYIDVIAILGGLYTKTGRIADGLRMDRRMVKLCPEDATAHYNLACSLALTDRRADAIRTLRHAIELGYDDYDWMENDPDLSCLQDYPEFRDMITFLKSK; encoded by the coding sequence ATGGCCCGCAAAGAAGACCCGGAATGGGAAATCGGCTTTTTTGAGTCGGTCCTCAAGCGCGACCCGCGCTACATCGACGTGATCGCCATCCTCGGTGGCCTCTACACCAAAACCGGCCGCATCGCCGACGGTCTGCGCATGGACCGTCGCATGGTCAAACTCTGCCCCGAGGACGCCACCGCCCACTACAACCTCGCCTGCTCGCTCGCGCTCACCGACCGCCGCGCCGACGCCATCCGCACCCTGCGCCACGCCATTGAGCTAGGCTACGACGACTACGATTGGATGGAAAACGATCCGGACCTCTCCTGCCTCCAGGACTACCCGGAGTTTCGCGACATGATCACCTTCCTGAAGTCGAAATAA
- the nadA gene encoding quinolinate synthase NadA, whose translation MPAVLDYEPLIVAPRTSAPALTAIQEEILQLKKERNAVILAHNYQVEAIQQVADYVGDSLGLSYQAQAAEADVILFCGVHFMAETAKIVNPGRTVLLPDLDAGCSLSDSCPADRLAAYKAEHPEVYVVAYINCSAGVKALSDVICTSGNAMKIVSQVPADREILFVPDQNLGQWVSQQTGRPMQLWPGSCYAHVQFTTAAIEKIRLQFPDAPVVAHPECVQAVRDLADEVCSTELMVKFAKETPAERIIVVTESGMLHRLQKEVPHKTFIAGPTNTCACNDCRFMKMNTIEKVRDALKHMTPAIEVPEDIRTAALTPIQRMLDWSKR comes from the coding sequence ATGCCCGCCGTCCTCGATTACGAACCTCTCATCGTCGCTCCGCGCACCAGCGCGCCGGCCTTGACCGCTATTCAGGAGGAAATCCTCCAACTCAAAAAGGAGCGCAACGCCGTCATCCTCGCTCACAATTACCAGGTCGAGGCGATCCAACAGGTGGCCGACTACGTGGGCGATTCCCTCGGGCTCTCGTATCAGGCGCAGGCCGCCGAGGCCGATGTCATCCTTTTCTGTGGTGTGCACTTCATGGCCGAGACCGCGAAGATCGTGAACCCCGGCCGCACCGTGCTCCTGCCCGACCTCGACGCCGGTTGCTCACTCTCCGATTCGTGCCCGGCCGATCGCCTCGCCGCCTACAAAGCCGAACACCCCGAAGTGTATGTGGTGGCTTACATCAACTGCTCGGCAGGCGTGAAAGCGTTGTCCGACGTGATCTGCACCAGCGGCAACGCCATGAAGATCGTCAGCCAGGTGCCGGCCGACCGCGAAATCCTCTTTGTGCCGGACCAAAACCTCGGCCAATGGGTCAGCCAGCAAACCGGCCGCCCGATGCAACTCTGGCCGGGCAGCTGTTACGCCCACGTGCAATTCACCACGGCGGCGATCGAGAAGATCCGCCTGCAATTCCCCGACGCTCCGGTCGTCGCCCACCCCGAGTGTGTGCAGGCCGTGCGCGATCTGGCGGACGAAGTGTGTTCCACCGAACTCATGGTGAAGTTCGCCAAGGAAACGCCCGCCGAACGCATCATCGTGGTGACCGAAAGCGGCATGCTCCACCGCCTGCAGAAAGAGGTGCCACACAAAACCTTCATTGCCGGCCCGACCAACACCTGCGCCTGCAACGATTGCCGCTTCATGAAGATGAACACGATCGAGAAGGTCCGTGACGCCCTGAAGCACATGACCCCGGCCATCGAAGTGCCCGAAGACATCCGCACCGCCGCCCTCACCCCGATCCAGCGCATGCTGGATTGGAGCAAGCGCTGA
- a CDS encoding M23 family metallopeptidase, protein MLRLGRILLGLSMLTAVLAAQTDAERLRLAWPTANHAYANGEPLEAYIQPTVSGLVESGLFGCVRSSGNQFHEALDLMPIERDRRGEATDLVYTVLEGVVRHINPRAGASSYGRYVVIEHDTVSPAIYTLYAHLASVDSGIAVGRRVNTAQVIGVMGRSAGGYTIPKDRAHVHFEMGVRMTDQFQDWYDWKKFGSRNDHGLWNGMNLVGFDPKAFYDAFRAQEVNTFDEFLRASKPAVTVRVATTVTPDFVLRYPSLQVTNSTPLPVAGWEVTFDRFGLPFAWRPLEQAEVEGYRSLEAQVVWTDDDLLKSCRCKDLVRYRSGKPQPDRDLQTALQLLFGIRR, encoded by the coding sequence ATGCTACGTCTCGGACGAATTTTGCTCGGCCTATCGATGCTCACCGCCGTGTTGGCGGCGCAAACCGACGCGGAGCGACTGCGTCTGGCGTGGCCGACGGCCAATCATGCCTACGCGAATGGCGAGCCCTTGGAGGCGTATATCCAGCCCACCGTTTCGGGGCTGGTGGAATCGGGACTCTTTGGCTGTGTGCGCTCGTCGGGAAACCAGTTTCATGAAGCGCTGGACCTCATGCCGATCGAGCGGGACCGTCGCGGCGAGGCGACCGATTTGGTTTACACCGTGCTCGAGGGGGTGGTGCGACACATCAACCCACGGGCCGGCGCCAGTTCCTACGGGCGCTATGTGGTGATCGAGCATGACACGGTGAGTCCGGCCATTTACACGCTGTATGCGCATCTGGCCTCGGTCGACAGCGGCATCGCCGTGGGGCGGCGGGTGAACACGGCCCAAGTGATCGGCGTGATGGGACGCAGTGCGGGTGGTTACACGATCCCGAAGGACCGCGCCCACGTGCATTTTGAAATGGGGGTGCGAATGACGGATCAGTTCCAGGATTGGTATGACTGGAAAAAGTTTGGCAGCCGCAACGATCACGGCCTCTGGAACGGGATGAACCTGGTGGGGTTTGATCCGAAGGCGTTTTACGACGCCTTCCGTGCCCAGGAAGTGAATACCTTTGATGAGTTCCTGCGGGCGTCGAAGCCGGCGGTGACGGTGCGGGTGGCGACCACGGTCACGCCGGACTTTGTGCTGCGTTATCCCTCGCTGCAGGTCACGAATTCCACGCCGCTGCCGGTTGCCGGCTGGGAAGTGACCTTCGACCGCTTCGGCCTGCCCTTTGCGTGGCGCCCGCTGGAGCAGGCGGAGGTGGAGGGTTACCGTAGTCTGGAAGCGCAGGTGGTTTGGACCGACGATGATTTGTTGAAGAGCTGCCGCTGCAAGGACCTGGTGCGCTACCGCAGCGGCAAACCGCAACCGGACCGCGATCTGCAGACCGCGTTACAGTTGTTGTTCGGGATCCGCCGGTAG
- the hemW gene encoding radical SAM family heme chaperone HemW, with amino-acid sequence MSRADGGQSSGGATPLGLYVHVPFCASTCDFCAFYQTSPTADGVRGFLQSIEKEMTLVPRARRVDTVFWGGGTPGLLSPRDLGRLGELVQNYCGGTSPAEWSVEMAPASVTEARLRALKDVGVTRISMGAQSFQPALLDALGRQHTLEQIHRAYERIRAVGFASVNIDLMFALPGQDEAAWLADLEEGLALAPDHISTYCLTFEEDTKLWVKLSEGKVKLDPQHEAKLYELTWERLAAAGYAQYEVSNFARPGHVCQHNLNTWSMFEWVGFGPSAASQFAGWRGANPSDLQRWQDEVAVGTRMSDDRVELTPALLAEDALIFGLRMNAGVDPVALARRFPAGAWSAARGVLGRLIDSELAERSADGRVRLTTRGRLVADAVGGEIMDAMSA; translated from the coding sequence ATGTCACGCGCGGACGGAGGACAAAGCTCCGGCGGCGCGACACCGCTCGGCCTCTATGTGCACGTGCCGTTTTGCGCGAGCACCTGTGATTTCTGTGCGTTTTATCAGACGAGTCCGACCGCAGATGGCGTGCGTGGTTTCCTCCAGAGTATTGAAAAGGAAATGACACTGGTGCCGCGTGCGCGGCGCGTGGACACGGTGTTCTGGGGCGGTGGCACGCCCGGTTTGCTCTCGCCACGTGATCTCGGTCGGCTCGGTGAGCTGGTGCAAAACTACTGCGGCGGCACGTCTCCGGCGGAGTGGAGCGTGGAGATGGCGCCGGCCAGCGTGACCGAAGCCCGCCTGCGCGCACTCAAGGATGTGGGCGTGACGCGCATCTCGATGGGCGCGCAGAGTTTTCAGCCCGCGTTGCTCGATGCGCTGGGTCGCCAGCACACGCTGGAGCAGATTCATCGCGCGTATGAACGCATCCGGGCGGTGGGCTTCGCGAGTGTGAACATCGATCTGATGTTTGCGTTGCCCGGGCAGGACGAGGCGGCCTGGCTGGCCGACCTGGAGGAGGGGCTGGCGCTGGCGCCCGATCACATTTCCACCTATTGCCTAACCTTTGAGGAGGACACCAAACTGTGGGTGAAGCTCTCGGAGGGGAAGGTGAAGCTCGATCCACAGCATGAAGCGAAGCTATACGAACTGACGTGGGAGCGGTTGGCGGCGGCGGGGTATGCCCAATACGAAGTGTCCAACTTCGCGCGGCCCGGTCACGTGTGTCAGCACAACCTGAATACGTGGTCGATGTTCGAGTGGGTGGGCTTCGGTCCCTCGGCGGCCTCGCAATTTGCGGGCTGGCGCGGCGCCAATCCGAGCGACCTGCAACGTTGGCAGGACGAGGTGGCCGTCGGCACCCGCATGAGCGACGACCGCGTCGAGTTGACGCCGGCGCTGCTCGCGGAGGACGCGTTGATATTTGGGCTGCGCATGAATGCGGGCGTGGATCCGGTGGCGCTGGCGCGACGGTTTCCGGCGGGAGCGTGGTCGGCGGCGCGCGGGGTGTTGGGCCGTTTGATCGACAGCGAGCTGGCGGAGCGCAGTGCGGACGGCCGCGTGCGCCTGACCACCCGCGGTCGACTGGTCGCCGATGCGGTCGGCGGCGAGATCATGGACGCGATGAGTGCGTGA
- a CDS encoding IPT/TIG domain-containing protein, with protein sequence MQKNRIPHARRIWQWLAAATVLIFFTGCEEMTITNLTPSAVPVNPSQIYTFSARVTPKSRGFMEGSLNPQIVIDGNIHTMDPSPLGEDIYEFDYQIPSGRTEVSYYYLATFDVKFQGVVTPREAYTGVIRTKLQGRLVLSMVVNRGPVGARIGIVGQGFTPQDVVTVNGQPARTVFDSSNSLSFFVPSVPPGRNYQIVVQSPTGQQPVGTFRVDGLALEVFPASLNLAQGETQNLTFNLPQAAPAGGLLLDVTTDAPDSVIMPEVVIPAGSTTVTVPVRGGLPGSGSLFLTGFGGGEVVVPISVR encoded by the coding sequence ATGCAAAAGAACCGGATCCCCCACGCGAGACGAATCTGGCAATGGCTCGCCGCTGCTACCGTGTTGATCTTCTTCACCGGCTGCGAGGAGATGACCATCACCAACCTTACCCCGTCGGCCGTGCCGGTGAACCCGTCGCAGATCTATACGTTCTCGGCTCGGGTCACCCCCAAATCCCGCGGCTTCATGGAGGGCTCGCTCAACCCGCAAATCGTCATCGACGGCAACATCCACACCATGGATCCCAGCCCGCTCGGTGAGGACATCTACGAGTTCGACTACCAGATCCCGTCCGGTCGCACCGAGGTTTCCTACTACTACCTCGCCACCTTCGACGTGAAGTTCCAGGGCGTCGTGACGCCACGCGAGGCCTACACCGGCGTGATCAGAACCAAACTGCAGGGCCGCCTCGTCCTTTCCATGGTGGTCAACCGTGGTCCCGTCGGTGCCCGCATCGGCATCGTCGGCCAAGGCTTCACCCCACAGGACGTCGTCACCGTCAACGGCCAGCCCGCCCGCACGGTCTTCGATTCTTCCAACTCCCTCAGCTTCTTTGTCCCGTCCGTTCCGCCCGGTCGCAACTACCAGATCGTGGTGCAGAGCCCCACGGGCCAGCAACCGGTCGGCACCTTCCGCGTCGACGGCCTCGCTCTCGAGGTTTTCCCGGCTTCCCTCAATCTCGCCCAAGGTGAGACGCAAAACCTCACCTTCAACCTGCCCCAAGCCGCCCCCGCTGGCGGACTGCTGCTCGACGTCACCACCGACGCCCCGGACAGCGTGATCATGCCCGAGGTCGTGATTCCGGCCGGTTCCACCACTGTCACCGTGCCCGTGCGCGGCGGCCTGCCGGGCAGCGGCAGCCTCTTCCTCACCGGCTTCGGCGGCGGCGAAGTGGTCGTGCCGATTTCGGTGCGCTGA